ACCACACTGAACCGCGTAGCCGACAGCGCGGGCGTCGGAGTAGCCACAGTCCATCGCAGGTTCGGCACCAAAGCCAATCTTGCCAGGTATGTCCTCCTGGCCGAAGCGCAGAGGGTGTTCGGGCGACTCCGGCGGATCGATGAGAGTGCCAAGACCCCAGAAGAATGGCTGGTGGGCGGCTTCGTGATCTTTGCCGATGAGTCGATTCGGTCAAAGATGCTGGTGACTACCTTACGGAATGCTCGGGAAGTCAGCGATTTCACCGGGCTTCTCACCACTGACTCCCTGATGGTGGCCGCCCGGGGCGTATTCATGGCAGGGCTGATTCGCTGGCAACAAGCCGGATTCATACCTCATGCCGACGTGGAAGTAGTCGCCGAGGTCATCGCTCGGCTGATTATCTCCCTGATATCTAACCCGATTGGGGCCATTCCAGTCTCCGACGTCGACCAGATGACCACGTTTGCGCGGACTTACATCGTGCCGATGCTCAGCGCAAAAAATTAGCTCTGTTCGAGAAAATTCCTTTCGAAAGCTATGCCTGAGGGCGGACCGTCAGCTACAGTCTGATCTTAATTCTGATAGATAGTACCCATCGTTCTATCTATACGTTCAGAGAGTGTCATCGAGGCGGCCCGTTCGATCGATGTCCGTCAATAGCTAGCAGGGGTCGTGATGAGGACGATTGTTGAAGATGCGGCCAGCCGTGTCGACCCTGACACGATCGATGAGTCGGCGAGTCCCAGCGGCGATTCCCGTCAGGTTGGGCGGCTGACAAACACCCGGTTGATGGGCCCGCTGCTGGGATTGCCGGGCAAAGTGGTCTCGTATGGCACCAACCAGGCCGACTCCTCATTGAAAACCCTCGGGCGATTTGTTGACTTGGTCGTCGAATCTTGGACGCACCTTCTGGCGGACCTGGTGCGGCTCCGCCATCCCTGGCGTGAGACCGTCAGCCAGGCGTGGTTTGTCCTAAGTGTCACAGTGGTTCCAGCTCTGATGATGTCGATACCGTTCGGCGTCATCGTGGCTGTCCAAACAGGCAGCCTCATGCAACAGGTTGGGGCAACATCGGTTTCGGGCGCGGCCGGAGGCCTCGGTGTCATCCAGCAAGGTGCACCGATTGTTGCGGCACTCCTGCTTGGTGGAGCTGCGGGCTCAGCGGTAGCCACCGACTTGGGCGCCCGGAGCATCCGTGAAGAAGTCGATGCGATGCGCGTCATGGGGATAAATCCCGTTCAGCGCTTGGTAACACCTCGGCTAGCGGCCATAGTAATCGTTTGTCCGCCCTTGTGTGTCTTCATCATCTTCATCGGCATTTTTGCCGGTTACGTTATGAATGTTGGCTTCCAACATGGGACTCCAGGCAGCTATATCTCCTCATTCGCATCCTTCGCGAGCGTCAACGACGTTGTTGTCGCGATCGTCAAAACGATCGTCTTCGGAGTGGTGGTCATCTTGGTGGCCTGTCAGCGAGGATTGGAAGCCAAGGGTGGCGCCCGGGGAGTCGCAGACGCGGTGAACGCGACAGTAGTGATCGGAGTCGTCACAGTAATGGTGCTCAATGCCGTGATCACTCAACTGGTCGCCATGTTCATGCCGGTGAAGGTTGGGTGAAATGGCCTCTCCATCAAAGTATCTCCCGGGTGGTCTGGGTCCGCTCCTACGTCCGATCTGGCGAGGTACGCGAACAGGTATCTCGGCCGTGCAGGACCTTGGACATCAGGCGACTTTCATCGGCCTGGTGCTGATTTCGGTTCCCCAGACTCTGAAGCGTTATCGGCGCCAGACTAGCGCGCTGCTGATCGACATGACTTGGGGAAACGGCTCGATTGTGGTGGGGGGAGGAACAATCGGGGTCTTGGGTTTCATGGGAATTGCTGTAGGGGCCTCCGTTGGCATTGCGGGGTTCGCCACCTTGGACATGGTCGGCATGGGCTCGTTGACTGGCTTCGTATCCGCTTATGCGAATACTCGCGAAATGGCCCCCATGATCGCGGCGGTGGGGTTCGCCGCGCAAGCCGGATGCCGCATGACGGCCGAGATTGGTGCAATGCGCATATCCGAAGAGATCGATGCACTTGAAGCCCAGGGGATCAAGTCCATCCCGTTCGTAGTGACGACACGGGTACTAGCCGGTGTCGTCATCATGATTCCGCTGTTCTTGCTCACTCTGATCCTGAGCTACACCTCGTGTGCGTTCCTGGTCAACGTCATCCATGCACAATCGCCCGGCATATACGAGCACTACTTCGATACCTTCATCCACCCTACCGATGTGGTGCTTTCACTCGTCAAAGCCGTTGTCTTCGTGGTGCTTGTCATCGCCATTCAGTGTTATCAGGGCTACTACGCGGGGGGTGGGCCGGAGGGAGTCGGCATAGCGTCTGGGCGAGCAATCCGCGCGTCGCTGGTAGCCATCGTGGTGATCGACATGGTCCTGACCCTTCTTTTCTGGGGCGACAGCCCCGGCGTACAGATATCTGGTTGATCTATGCCTAGGTTCCATGATGAAAGTGGTAGGTCTGCCTCAGGGCGGGCCCTGCTATTGCGTGGACTGATAGTCCTCGCTGCATTGGCGTTGGTATCGACTGCGCTCTACCGAGTCGGTACCGGCACGGTGTCCAAGCCGTTCGCGTTGACTCTCATTACTAGCACCCTCGGTGAGGGCCTCGCACCCGGCGCCGAGGTGAAGTTCCGTGGTTTCACCATCGGATCCGTGAAGTCGCTGGAGTCGGCAGGCTATAACAAACAACGAATGACCGTGATACTCGATCCCGAGCAGGCCACAGCGCTCACCAACGATACTCGGGCGCAGTTCACCTCTTCGAACATTTTCGGCACTGCGGCTGTAGAACTTCTGTGTGACGGCATGGGCGGTCCGCTGGTACCGAACCGGACACTAGAGATCGCCGCAAACGTACAGGCGGCGTCCATTACCGGGGTGCTACGACAAGCCGATGGCCTTAGCGGTGTACTTGACTCACCGGAGTTCAAGAGCATTTTCGATGCCCTGCAACGCAATACCTCAC
The nucleotide sequence above comes from Mycobacteroides saopaulense. Encoded proteins:
- a CDS encoding TetR/AcrR family transcriptional regulator codes for the protein MARLRSAQVVDLLQSADGRIDETLDDISRRIVDAATTCFAENGLAATTLNRVADSAGVGVATVHRRFGTKANLARYVLLAEAQRVFGRLRRIDESAKTPEEWLVGGFVIFADESIRSKMLVTTLRNAREVSDFTGLLTTDSLMVAARGVFMAGLIRWQQAGFIPHADVEVVAEVIARLIISLISNPIGAIPVSDVDQMTTFARTYIVPMLSAKN
- a CDS encoding MlaE family ABC transporter permease, with the translated sequence MGPLLGLPGKVVSYGTNQADSSLKTLGRFVDLVVESWTHLLADLVRLRHPWRETVSQAWFVLSVTVVPALMMSIPFGVIVAVQTGSLMQQVGATSVSGAAGGLGVIQQGAPIVAALLLGGAAGSAVATDLGARSIREEVDAMRVMGINPVQRLVTPRLAAIVIVCPPLCVFIIFIGIFAGYVMNVGFQHGTPGSYISSFASFASVNDVVVAIVKTIVFGVVVILVACQRGLEAKGGARGVADAVNATVVIGVVTVMVLNAVITQLVAMFMPVKVG
- a CDS encoding ABC transporter permease, whose translation is MASPSKYLPGGLGPLLRPIWRGTRTGISAVQDLGHQATFIGLVLISVPQTLKRYRRQTSALLIDMTWGNGSIVVGGGTIGVLGFMGIAVGASVGIAGFATLDMVGMGSLTGFVSAYANTREMAPMIAAVGFAAQAGCRMTAEIGAMRISEEIDALEAQGIKSIPFVVTTRVLAGVVIMIPLFLLTLILSYTSCAFLVNVIHAQSPGIYEHYFDTFIHPTDVVLSLVKAVVFVVLVIAIQCYQGYYAGGGPEGVGIASGRAIRASLVAIVVIDMVLTLLFWGDSPGVQISG